AGCGCCTCGCGGTTCCTGGTCGAGATGCGCCAGGTCAAGTATCCCCAGGAGCTGGAGATAATGCGCCTGGGCGCGGCGCTGACCGACTGGGGGCAGGACCGGTACATGGAGACCGTCCGGCCGGGGATGCTGGTGACGGAACTCGACCTGGAAATCGCCCGGCGCACCTCCGTCGAGGGCGCAGCGCGGTTTCCGCAAGACCGGCTTGAGGTGCGCGTCTGGTCGCTCTCGGGCGCGGCCTCGGCGTCGCCGCACGGCACCGGCGCCGACTGCGGGGCACGCTTCGAGAAGGGCGACGGGGTTGTCAACATCATAATAGTGCGCTTGAGCGGGCTGGTCGTGGAGAACGAACGCACGTTGTTCCTGGGCGAGCCGCGCAGCGACATCCAGCGGCGCGCCTACACCGCGGCCACCGAGGCCAACCAGGCCGCGATCGAGAAGTTCGTCGCCGGCACCCCAGTCGCAGAGGCGGACGCCGCGGCCCAGCGCGTAATCGAGCAGCGCGGCTTCGGCGACCACATCATGCACCGGACCGGCCACGGCATGGGCATCGCCGGGCACGAGTTCCCCGAAGACATGGCGTTCAACTACCGGCCTCTTGTCGAGAACGAGGTCTACTCGTGCGAGCCCGGGGTCTACATCTACGGGGTGGGCGGGTTCAGACAGGACGACACGGTCGTGGTGGGCAGGGAGCAGCCCGAGGTTATCACGAAGCGGAGCAAGCGGCTGGAGGACCAGGTCGTTCAAGTCTAGAAGGAGAGACGATGCCGCGACAAGGCCCGTTTGACGTCGCCCTGAGCGTCCCGGCAGAAGATATCGAGGTCGAGCTGCGCGGTCTCACCGTGGTTCCCTGGTCGGGGTTCCTCCTCAACCCACGGCGGCTGCGCGGGAGCGACTTCCTCATGCGCTGGTCTCAGGGACGGTGGAGCGAGGACCGCATCATAGAGGCCACGAGCGCCACTTCTGAGTTCTTCGCCCTACCCTACGGCCCGAGCAGCACAGCTCCGAACGACGACGTTCGCGAGTTCGAACTGTACTTCGAACGGCTGGAAAGGGCCGGTCTTGGAAGACTCAAGCGTCCGGACTTGCTCGTCTTCAGGGAAACGGACCGTGATGACGTCGCCGATGCAGTGGATGCCATCGGCGGTATTTCCGAACTGCCCTTCACGTCCGAAGACAACCCGCGAATCAGGGAGGTGCTCGGCCGCGCGATTCTGGCGGTCGAGTGCGAGAACAGCCTCTGGGTCGTGAAGAGAATGCCCGACTACGGTTCGGCGTTGACACCACAGCGCCGCCTAGGAGGAAAACCGGGGCTCAAGAAGGCAGCCGTTCTTCCGACCATCATACTCAAGGAAGAGGACCGTCATCCGCTGCGCGAGTGGCAGGCGGGGGCGAACATCCCCATGCATATCTGGCACATCTTCTTCGACATGGCATACGGAATCTCGCTCAACAGGGCCGAAGATCTCATCGGGGCTGGAGCCATCGAGCCTACAGCGCAGACCTTCCAGGCACCGGGCGGCGCGACCACCAAGAAGGTGATCTATAAGATCTACTACCAGCACGCGTACCTGCTGGGGGAGTCTGAACAGGAGCCCAAACCTGTGGCAGACTACATCATGGACAGGAACGGTCACATCCTGCCCTACGTGAGATTCTCGGGCGGGAAGCTGACCTTGCGCGGGGAGGCGCTGGAGGTTCTTCGTGCGGCGGCAGCGGGATCACCGCGGGGGCGCGATGGCTAGTCACCAGAAGCTCCCACCGTCCGGTCCGGCACGGGAGGCACTTCGTGAGAAGGGCCAGTTCTGGACGCCCGACTGGGTCGCCGAGGCAATGGTAGCCTACGTGCTGGGGCATGGAGCACAGTCGCTCTTCGACCCCGCCGTGGGGGCAGGGGCGTTCTTCAGGGCCGGCGTTACGGTTGCCGCAGAGATGGGCCGGAGGATACGGCTCCTCGGCACGGAGGTCGACCCGGGCGCCCTCCTGCAGGCCGAACAAGCGGGGCTGCACCAGAAGAACCTGGCTGACGTTCAGATTCGAGATTTCCTCCTGGATCCGCCTCCCGGCCCCTTCCCGGCGATAGCCGCCAACCCTCCCTACATTCGGCATCACCGACTGTCGCCCGAGGTCAAAGCAAAGGCCAAGGCGTTTGCCGAGAGGCTCATCGGAACGCCGATCGATGGACGCGCCGGGCTCCACGTCTACTTCCTCCTGCGTGCCCTGGAGCTCTTACAGCATGGCGGGAGGCTGGCGTTCATCATGCCTGCGGATACGTGCGAGGGGGTATTCGCGCCAGCGCTTTTGGGATGGATCTCCAGGCACTACCGTCTTGACGCGGTCGTGACATTCGATCCCGCCGCTACACCCTTCCCCGGCGTCGACACGAACCCGGTGGTCTTCTTGATCTCAAGGGAACCCCCCCAGCCGTCCCTCGCGTGGGCGCGTTGCCTGGTGGGGCATGCGGCATCACTGAAACGCTGGGCTCTCTCCGGGCTTCCGTGTGTCTCTTCTCCTGACCTTGAAGTTGTGTCACGCGATCTCGCGGAGGCGCTATCTACCGGGCTGACAAGGGCTCCCCAGCACGCCGGCCACAGCGGGCTGGCTTTGGCCGACGTTGCGACCGTACTCCGGGGAATCGCCACCGGTGCAAACCAGTTCTTCTTCCTGACCGCCAGGCAGGCTGCGGAACTGGGAATACCCGGGGAGTTCCTGAGGCCGGCGATCGGGAGGACGCGAGACGTGCCGGGGGATACCGTCGCCGATGACCTCATCCGGGAACTGGAGGCGAAAGGCCGACCCACCCGGCTTCTGTGCCTCGATGGGCGGCCGGTTGGGGCGTTCCCGAAGGAAGTGCAGTCCTACATAGAGCAAGGCGTGCGCATGGGGTTGCCCGAGCGACCGCTCATTGCGGGACGGAGACCATGGTACAAGATGGAAACTAGAAGGGCCCCTCCCATCCTCTTCGCGTACCTCGGCAGGCGCAATGCGCGGTTTGTATTGAACAAGGCGGGTGTCGTTCCGCTCACGGGTTTTCTCTGCGTGTATCCTCGGGAGGGAACAGCTGAATCCCTGCAGCGGCTCTGGCGGGCGCTGACGCACCCGACTACGCTGAGGAATCTCTCCCTGGTCGGGAAGTCCTATGGCTCCGGCGCAATCAAGGTGGAACCGAGGGCGCTGGAACGGCTTCCCTTCAGCCCCGAAGCCGTGGCCGAGGCGGGACTCCAGCCGCTTCTGCTCTCGCTGGGTGTGTAGCCAGGCGGTCGGGTGGTCCGCTCCTGACACCCTCACCCTGACATGACCAGATTCCCGCAGGACGATACCGCCGTGGCGGGGAAAGAACGGCCGGAGAACCAAACCGTTCGCGGTTGACAGGCTGGACGCCGCGACAACTGCCAGCATGTGGGCGCCTCTTGGGGGTGTTCCGTGAGGCGAATCCTGGGCGATGTGCTCTACGCGGCGGATCCATCGAGGCCAGACGCCAGCTACGCGTGCTACAGCGCGAAACTTGCCCGAGACCTGGGGCTGGCCGAAAGCTGGTTCCGCGACGCAATCGCGGCATGTCCCGATCTCGTGATTGCACCGTGCAAACAGGCCGGGATCACCGATGAAGACTGGTACTGCTGGGGGTGGGAGGTCTCCGTTGAGGTAGGCCCGATCGATGCCCTGCTTGTCTCAGAATCCGGGCGGATCGCCATCGTCGAGACAAAGCTGGCGTACAATCCCGAGCGGCGGCGTGCCGTCCTGGCACAGCTCCTGGACTACGCAGTTCACCTTCAAGGAATGGAGTCCGCAGAACTTGGCCCGATCCCTGAAGACATGGTGGATATGGACCAAGTGAGGGATCATCTGGACGTGGGGACTTCCTTCTGGCCGAGCACCTCGTCAATCCGTGGGATCTGGCCATGATTGACCTCTCGCTGTACCAGACCCAGAACGACGAGAAGGGGCCAAAGTACTTGATCGTCCCGACCTTGAGACAAGCATACGAGGCTGAAAAGAGGCATGTGGTGACCATCTCCGCCGCGGGGGATCCCCCGCGAACCACGGTGAAAATCGTGAGGCAGCCGCCAGAATCCCCTGATACCATCCGCCAGACGTGGCACAGAAAAGACTTCGAGGAATACATGGCAACCAGCGCCCATCTGAATCCGCCGTTCAGGGAGCTAGCGAACGAAATCCTAGGGCTCCTGGATAGACCTCCTTCTCCGCACTCCCCCTTGGTGGCTTCCTGGGGGACCGGGAGCAAACCCGCTCTCATACTCAAGCGCAACGGCAATGGCCTGATCGAGCTGTTCCCAAGGTGGGGCTCGATCAGCTTCAGAAAGGGCAAGTTCGAGGCAGCGCTTGGGCAGGACCTGGGGCAATCATACCTCCGGAACCTGGAGCAGATCTTCCCCGTCAGATGATGATGAAGTACCCGAACGTGCAGCAGGCCCAATTGAAAGACAGGGCCGCGCCGCTTGTCAGGATCCTCCCGGAGCACATCGAGGCGGCAGAGAGAAGCGGACCAAGCGGCTGAGTGGCGAGGGAACACCTCGGGAGCCACAATCACCGCCCGTTGTCTAGACCCCAGATGTCACCGTCTCCCCGCCCAGCAGCCACAGGAAGATCGCCGCTGGCACGAAGGGCATCTCCGGATCGTCGAGATCCAGATGGTCCCGGGTGACCACGATCCCCTTGCCGAAGGCCCGCCGCATCGGGGCGAGCGTGCGGCGGTCGATGCTCCGTTGGTACTTCACCTCTACAGGGACACGGCGCTTGATGGCGCCCCCACCGGCCAGGGCGTCAACCTCCCCACCGGACGCCGAGCGCCAGTAGAAGAGGGCCTGGGGCAGTGCGAACTGCTCGGCGAGAGGGCGCTCCTCGGTCCGAAACAGCGCCATCATGACCGCGTTCTCCACGAGGCCCGGTACATCCGGGATCAGCCCGACGCGCCGTACGCGTCCCGGCAGGTAGGCGAAAGCCGGGTCAACGCAGTATATCTTCTTCTCCGCGCTGGGATTCGGCCCGCCGCGATCTAGTAGGTATCTGTAGACGATCACGATGGTGAACGTCCGGGCGAGCAGGGTGGCATAGTCTTCGGCCGCGGCGCGGCTGGCGTCCATAACCTGCCCCAGGGCGGTCCAGTTCGTGCGGCTTCCCAAACTGCGCACGACCTGCTCCAGCATCCGGAACGCCCGCGCGGGCTCGCGCCCCTGCCGACCGACCTCGGCCGAGATCATGTCCCATAACATCTCAATGGTCTCATCCTGCAGGCCGCCGCCTGCCGCCTCCCATTCCACGGCGGCCGGGAATCCCCCGACCCGGAGGTACCGTTCGAATAGCGCCTGAAGCGCCGGGAGGCGCAGCCGGGCATCCAGCAGGACCTCGTGGCTCTTGCCGCTGAGGAAGTTCGCGGCACGCAGCACGGTCGGAGCCTCGATCCCGTGCAGGCCGGCGAAGTCGCTGAAGGAGAGGGGGAGCAGGATTCGGTCGTGCCCCGTCCCGGGGCCGCGCCTTCCGGGCAGCCGCTCGCTCCCGGCCTCTATGTCCAGCGAGGACGATCCCGTGAGGACCAAGGTGTCTCCCGCGGCAGGGGTATTGTCCCGCAGCCACTTCACCGCTTTTTGCCATCCGCGGATGCCGGAGACCTCATCCAGGAAGAGGCGCCAGCGCCTGATCCGGGGCCGAAACCTGCGGGCGGATTGAACGACATCGATTATGGCCTGTGGCTCTGTCTCGAGATCGAACGAATGGTAGAGAACACCGTCCTGGGATCCGTCCAGGGAGCGCTCTATCATGAGCTTGACGGCTGTGGTCTTACCGACCTGCCGGGGACCCCGGATCGTGTAGACCGCGGGCAGTGTGAGGTCCAGGTCCTCGACCAGCCTGGGCGTCCACCGGAGCCTGGCGCGTGCACGCCGCAGGAGGACGGGATCTTCGCGGATCGCGCCCGGCAAGGACCACCAAGGGTTGCTCTGGAGCAGGCGATCAATCATGGCAGAAATACCCTATCATATTGCTCGGTGTTTCCGCAATATGCGTGGATATTCCGCTGCTACAGCCCTCTCGCGTTTACCGCCCCGCGCCGAGGAGCGTCATCACCGTGCCCTT
Above is a window of Armatimonadota bacterium DNA encoding:
- a CDS encoding AccI family restriction endonuclease yields the protein MPRQGPFDVALSVPAEDIEVELRGLTVVPWSGFLLNPRRLRGSDFLMRWSQGRWSEDRIIEATSATSEFFALPYGPSSTAPNDDVREFELYFERLERAGLGRLKRPDLLVFRETDRDDVADAVDAIGGISELPFTSEDNPRIREVLGRAILAVECENSLWVVKRMPDYGSALTPQRRLGGKPGLKKAAVLPTIILKEEDRHPLREWQAGANIPMHIWHIFFDMAYGISLNRAEDLIGAGAIEPTAQTFQAPGGATTKKVIYKIYYQHAYLLGESEQEPKPVADYIMDRNGHILPYVRFSGGKLTLRGEALEVLRAAAAGSPRGRDG
- a CDS encoding aminopeptidase P family protein yields the protein MPFVPAEVFADRQRRVREFLAEGDYRALLVTDPDHFYMLTGFHLDVAPWERSVAAVIPAEGGPFLVMNELSTHHLLMARERGSLHVSNYALYVEHPRAVNRTYTRDRWLQLLAAKLREWGGFRRGRLAADRISAFRGLRAQLPGLSEFGSASRFLVEMRQVKYPQELEIMRLGAALTDWGQDRYMETVRPGMLVTELDLEIARRTSVEGAARFPQDRLEVRVWSLSGAASASPHGTGADCGARFEKGDGVVNIIIVRLSGLVVENERTLFLGEPRSDIQRRAYTAATEANQAAIEKFVAGTPVAEADAAAQRVIEQRGFGDHIMHRTGHGMGIAGHEFPEDMAFNYRPLVENEVYSCEPGVYIYGVGGFRQDDTVVVGREQPEVITKRSKRLEDQVVQV
- a CDS encoding SAM-dependent methyltransferase — encoded protein: MASHQKLPPSGPAREALREKGQFWTPDWVAEAMVAYVLGHGAQSLFDPAVGAGAFFRAGVTVAAEMGRRIRLLGTEVDPGALLQAEQAGLHQKNLADVQIRDFLLDPPPGPFPAIAANPPYIRHHRLSPEVKAKAKAFAERLIGTPIDGRAGLHVYFLLRALELLQHGGRLAFIMPADTCEGVFAPALLGWISRHYRLDAVVTFDPAATPFPGVDTNPVVFLISREPPQPSLAWARCLVGHAASLKRWALSGLPCVSSPDLEVVSRDLAEALSTGLTRAPQHAGHSGLALADVATVLRGIATGANQFFFLTARQAAELGIPGEFLRPAIGRTRDVPGDTVADDLIRELEAKGRPTRLLCLDGRPVGAFPKEVQSYIEQGVRMGLPERPLIAGRRPWYKMETRRAPPILFAYLGRRNARFVLNKAGVVPLTGFLCVYPREGTAESLQRLWRALTHPTTLRNLSLVGKSYGSGAIKVEPRALERLPFSPEAVAEAGLQPLLLSLGV
- a CDS encoding ATP-binding protein, which gives rise to MIDRLLQSNPWWSLPGAIREDPVLLRRARARLRWTPRLVEDLDLTLPAVYTIRGPRQVGKTTAVKLMIERSLDGSQDGVLYHSFDLETEPQAIIDVVQSARRFRPRIRRWRLFLDEVSGIRGWQKAVKWLRDNTPAAGDTLVLTGSSSLDIEAGSERLPGRRGPGTGHDRILLPLSFSDFAGLHGIEAPTVLRAANFLSGKSHEVLLDARLRLPALQALFERYLRVGGFPAAVEWEAAGGGLQDETIEMLWDMISAEVGRQGREPARAFRMLEQVVRSLGSRTNWTALGQVMDASRAAAEDYATLLARTFTIVIVYRYLLDRGGPNPSAEKKIYCVDPAFAYLPGRVRRVGLIPDVPGLVENAVMMALFRTEERPLAEQFALPQALFYWRSASGGEVDALAGGGAIKRRVPVEVKYQRSIDRRTLAPMRRAFGKGIVVTRDHLDLDDPEMPFVPAAIFLWLLGGETVTSGV